One Microbacterium sp. W4I20 DNA window includes the following coding sequences:
- a CDS encoding carbohydrate ABC transporter permease: MSQTTESSNLAGAATSRPRTLRTPAAGPRGKSRGKDLLEALPWIGPALLLIIGVVLFPAGVMFFNSTRDISLSGLDKGSVGFDNFATVFAFAEFWPIFGRTIIWVVSTVLFTVVISLGLAQILNKAFPGRQLVRMAVIVPWAASVVMTTMVFYYSLEPYFGVFNKFLYDIGLSDDAVGYGWTKNPTTAFVWSIVIAVFVSLPFTTYTILAGLQSVPADAIEAAKMDGAGPARTYWSIVLPQLRSALAVAILINIINVFNSLPILKVMTGSIPGYGADTIMTMIFKYIELQKKVDVASALSVVAFLIVIVIVAIYVKTVKPMKEV; encoded by the coding sequence ATGAGCCAGACCACAGAGTCCTCGAACCTCGCGGGGGCGGCGACCAGCCGCCCCCGCACCCTCCGCACCCCGGCTGCCGGTCCGCGGGGGAAGTCCCGCGGCAAGGACCTCCTGGAGGCGCTGCCCTGGATCGGGCCGGCACTGCTCCTCATCATCGGGGTGGTGCTGTTCCCCGCCGGGGTGATGTTCTTCAACTCGACCCGCGACATCTCCCTGTCGGGCCTCGATAAGGGCTCGGTCGGGTTCGACAACTTCGCGACCGTGTTCGCGTTCGCGGAGTTCTGGCCGATCTTCGGCCGCACGATCATCTGGGTCGTGTCGACCGTGCTGTTCACCGTCGTGATCTCGCTCGGTCTCGCACAGATCCTCAACAAGGCGTTCCCGGGCCGCCAGCTGGTGCGCATGGCCGTGATCGTGCCGTGGGCGGCATCCGTCGTGATGACGACCATGGTCTTCTATTACAGCCTCGAGCCGTACTTCGGCGTGTTCAACAAGTTCCTCTACGACATCGGGCTCTCCGACGACGCGGTCGGCTACGGGTGGACGAAGAACCCGACCACCGCGTTCGTCTGGTCGATCGTCATCGCGGTCTTCGTGTCCCTCCCTTTCACGACCTACACGATCCTCGCGGGCCTCCAGTCCGTGCCGGCGGACGCGATCGAGGCGGCGAAGATGGACGGCGCGGGCCCCGCCCGCACCTACTGGTCGATCGTGCTCCCGCAGCTGCGCAGCGCTCTCGCCGTCGCGATCCTGATCAACATCATCAACGTGTTCAACTCGCTGCCGATCCTGAAGGTGATGACCGGGTCGATCCCCGGCTACGGCGCCGACACGATCATGACGATGATCTTCAAATACATCGAACTGCAGAAGAAGGTCGACGTCGCCAGCGCCCTCTCGGTCGTCGCGTTCCTCATCGTCATCGTGATCGTCGCGATCTACGTCAAGACCGTCAAGCCCATGAAGGAGGTCTGA
- a CDS encoding carbohydrate ABC transporter permease, producing MTVTETELVTTTGRGGRSLPPLNGRARRYTEDQVTLPRVILRMAAGFLVLAIFVLPYLIMFFGSVKTKPQIRSVDPTYLPTEWHWENFITMWSTPETPLPYNLISTIVISVFATLLVLAVSLPAAYYTARFKFPGRMVFLFLVIVTQMLQPAVLTSGLFRQFTTLGLGDTWVAMIFINAAFNLSFAVWIMHSFFAGIPKEIDEAAQIDGAGRFTVLFKINLPLVWPGIVTAIVFTFVACWNEFAASLVILSTDKNQPLSVALTKFVGQYETSWQYVFGVSLVAILPVVILFMLIEKRLVGGLTAGSVK from the coding sequence GTGACCGTGACCGAGACCGAACTCGTCACCACCACCGGTCGCGGCGGACGCAGCCTCCCCCCGCTGAACGGCCGCGCGCGCCGCTACACCGAGGACCAGGTCACCCTGCCGCGGGTCATCCTGCGCATGGCCGCCGGATTCCTCGTGCTCGCGATCTTCGTACTCCCGTACCTGATCATGTTCTTCGGGTCCGTGAAGACGAAGCCGCAGATCCGCTCCGTCGACCCGACGTATCTCCCCACCGAGTGGCACTGGGAGAACTTCATCACGATGTGGTCGACGCCCGAGACGCCACTGCCGTACAACCTCATCTCGACGATCGTCATCTCGGTGTTCGCGACGCTTCTCGTGCTCGCCGTGTCACTCCCGGCCGCGTACTACACGGCCCGGTTCAAGTTCCCCGGCCGCATGGTGTTCCTGTTCCTCGTGATCGTCACGCAGATGCTGCAGCCCGCCGTGCTGACCTCCGGACTCTTCCGACAATTCACCACCCTCGGACTCGGTGACACCTGGGTCGCGATGATCTTCATCAACGCCGCCTTCAACCTCTCGTTCGCCGTCTGGATCATGCACTCCTTCTTCGCCGGCATCCCCAAAGAGATCGACGAAGCCGCCCAGATCGACGGCGCCGGACGCTTCACCGTCCTGTTCAAGATCAACCTGCCCCTCGTCTGGCCCGGCATCGTCACCGCGATCGTGTTCACCTTCGTCGCCTGCTGGAACGAGTTCGCGGCATCCCTCGTGATCCTGTCGACCGACAAGAACCAGCCCCTGTCCGTCGCTCTGACCAAGTTCGTGGGTCAGTACGAGACCAGCTGGCAGTACGTGTTCGGCGTCTCCCTCGTCGCGATCCTGCCCGTCGTCATCCTCTTCATGCTCATCGAGAAGCGCCTCGTCGGCGGACTCACCGCCGGCAGCGTCAAGTAG
- a CDS encoding ROK family protein gives MLNSDDALDTQASVRRANLRRALQLVFRSPGAQTRAGIARATGLTAATASSLVAELIENRLVVEGEQAASTGGKRATTLSVDASHHLILVVVMQPTDARIALVALDGAQEHTRRATYTATTREDVLGSVLAEIAAEFGDRLLIAAAQLPGTTDGRSVLESVQLGWHDVALADQWESVLRVPVLLVNDVDAEAIAEAAVDDASSGYRLFIHIGGGIGAAVTLDGELAPGPRDRAGEIGHVQIEFGDDARACTCGRRGCLEAVASLTAMLGADFSDAMDADAIALLAAEADEAAVGAGARALARVIKLVSALLDPAEVVIGGPATVLGTRFLERVRAEIDYVATGTTQVAVRYADSRVDGYSGAAQVALSAALGVRWGSGRA, from the coding sequence ATGCTGAATTCGGATGACGCCCTCGACACGCAGGCGTCGGTGCGGCGTGCGAACCTGCGTCGGGCGTTGCAGCTGGTCTTCCGGAGTCCTGGTGCGCAGACCCGTGCCGGAATCGCGCGCGCGACCGGACTCACCGCAGCGACGGCATCCTCCCTGGTCGCCGAGCTCATCGAGAACAGACTCGTCGTCGAGGGCGAGCAGGCCGCGAGCACCGGCGGCAAGCGGGCCACCACCCTGAGCGTCGATGCGAGCCATCACCTGATCCTGGTCGTCGTGATGCAGCCGACCGACGCGCGGATCGCTCTCGTGGCGCTCGACGGCGCGCAGGAGCACACCCGGCGGGCGACCTACACCGCGACCACCAGGGAAGACGTGCTCGGCAGCGTCCTGGCCGAGATCGCGGCGGAGTTCGGGGACCGCCTCTTGATCGCCGCGGCGCAGCTGCCGGGCACGACCGACGGGCGCTCGGTGCTCGAGAGCGTGCAGCTCGGTTGGCACGACGTCGCCCTCGCCGATCAGTGGGAGAGCGTCCTGCGCGTGCCGGTGCTGCTCGTGAACGACGTGGATGCCGAGGCCATCGCAGAAGCCGCCGTCGATGACGCGAGCTCGGGGTATCGCCTGTTCATCCACATCGGCGGGGGGATCGGCGCGGCGGTCACACTCGACGGCGAGCTGGCACCAGGGCCCCGCGACCGCGCTGGCGAGATCGGTCATGTGCAGATCGAGTTCGGCGACGACGCTCGCGCCTGCACCTGCGGCCGCCGCGGCTGCCTCGAGGCCGTGGCCTCCCTCACCGCGATGCTCGGAGCGGACTTCAGCGATGCGATGGATGCCGACGCCATCGCCCTGCTCGCGGCCGAGGCTGACGAGGCAGCGGTGGGCGCCGGCGCGCGGGCGCTCGCCCGGGTGATCAAGCTCGTGTCGGCCCTGCTCGATCCGGCCGAGGTCGTGATCGGAGGTCCGGCCACGGTGCTCGGTACCCGCTTCCTCGAACGCGTGAGGGCCGAGATCGACTACGTGGCGACCGGCACCACCCAGGTCGCTGTGCGGTACGCGGACAGTCGCGTCGACGGATACAGCGGAGCAGCCCAGGTCGCCCTGTCGGCTGCCCTCGGCGTGCGCTGGGGCTCGGGCCGCGCCTGA
- a CDS encoding chorismate mutase has protein sequence MTAAEDPQVELLRLRASIDNIDAALIFMLAERFRATQQVGRLKAEHEMPASDPNREEQQVGRLRALAEEAHLDPEFAEKWFNFVVAEVIRHHTEAAGSR, from the coding sequence ATGACAGCCGCTGAGGACCCGCAGGTCGAACTGCTCCGACTCCGCGCCAGCATCGACAACATCGACGCCGCGCTCATCTTCATGCTGGCGGAGCGCTTCCGCGCCACCCAGCAGGTCGGCCGCCTCAAGGCGGAGCACGAGATGCCGGCATCCGATCCGAACCGCGAAGAGCAGCAGGTCGGTCGGCTGCGTGCTCTCGCGGAAGAGGCGCACCTCGATCCGGAGTTCGCGGAGAAGTGGTTCAACTTCGTGGTGGCCGAGGTCATCCGCCACCACACCGAAGCGGCCGGGAGCCGCTGA
- a CDS encoding AI-2E family transporter produces the protein MSNDESPASAPTDDQTPDVPADAATATSDEPDTTPHTVTTIVTAPMPRPAVVEPMAPSRSFWTRIDRPFVFGFLVTLGGLGALVLGLALTSLSTVLIYIALALFAALGLDPAVRFLERRGLSRGPSVVTVILALIVLVGLILWTVIPIVIEQIASFVRSVPGMIKEFTRTDLYATLNQQFGEQFQDLVSEVQKFLSDFGNIATIGGGALQVGASIATGISGAIVVLVLTLYFLATLPTMKQGLLRLAPARDRARAGDITDQITDSVGGYVMGMVVLAFCNAVLAFLLYLFLGLPFPPLMATIAFCITLIPLVGSVLFWIIGTGIALFTNPIGALIFAIVYLIYMQIEAYVITPRVMNRAIAIPGSLVVIGALAGGTLLGLLGALVAVPVAASILIIIKQVLVPRQDARV, from the coding sequence ATGAGCAACGACGAGTCGCCGGCCTCCGCACCCACCGACGACCAGACGCCCGACGTCCCCGCCGACGCGGCCACGGCCACCTCCGACGAACCCGACACCACGCCGCACACCGTGACCACGATCGTCACCGCGCCGATGCCCCGACCCGCCGTCGTGGAGCCCATGGCGCCGAGCCGCTCGTTCTGGACCCGCATCGATCGACCGTTCGTGTTCGGGTTCCTGGTCACCCTCGGCGGACTCGGCGCGCTCGTGCTCGGTCTCGCCCTGACGAGTCTATCGACCGTGCTGATCTACATCGCCCTCGCCCTCTTCGCGGCGCTCGGGCTCGACCCCGCGGTGCGCTTTCTGGAGCGCCGCGGGCTCTCCCGAGGACCGTCGGTCGTCACCGTGATCCTCGCGCTCATCGTGCTGGTCGGGCTGATCCTCTGGACGGTGATCCCGATCGTCATCGAGCAGATCGCGAGCTTCGTGCGCTCGGTTCCGGGGATGATCAAGGAGTTCACCCGGACCGACCTCTACGCGACGTTGAACCAGCAGTTCGGCGAGCAGTTCCAGGATCTGGTGTCGGAGGTGCAGAAGTTCCTCTCCGATTTCGGCAACATCGCCACGATCGGCGGCGGCGCCCTGCAGGTCGGGGCATCGATCGCGACGGGCATCTCCGGTGCGATCGTCGTGCTCGTGCTCACGCTCTACTTCCTCGCCACCCTCCCGACGATGAAGCAGGGCCTGCTGCGGCTCGCGCCGGCACGCGATCGTGCCCGCGCGGGTGACATCACCGACCAGATCACCGACTCGGTCGGCGGCTACGTGATGGGGATGGTGGTGCTCGCCTTCTGCAACGCGGTGCTCGCTTTCCTGCTCTACCTGTTCCTCGGCCTGCCGTTCCCGCCGCTCATGGCCACGATCGCGTTCTGCATCACGCTGATCCCGCTCGTCGGCTCCGTGCTGTTCTGGATCATCGGCACCGGCATCGCCCTGTTCACGAACCCGATCGGGGCGCTCATCTTCGCGATCGTGTACCTGATCTACATGCAGATCGAGGCCTATGTGATCACCCCGCGCGTGATGAACAGGGCCATCGCGATCCCCGGCTCGCTGGTCGTCATCGGCGCCCTGGCCGGCGGCACGCTGCTGGGCCTCCTCGGCGCGCTCGTGGCCGTCCCCGTCGCGGCATCCATCCTCATCATCATCAAGCAGGTGCTCGTGCCACGGCAGGACGCCCGAGTCTAG
- a CDS encoding ABC transporter substrate-binding protein: MFTARGKRSVLAVGLVAAAALALTACGGNPLDEPSEDTGSGSGSSDTIVVGSQGYYSNEIIAEIYAQALEGAGFDVKKQLNIGQRDAYMPEVESGAINVFPEYTGSLLEYLSDDEVDVTASDEVYAALQDVLPDSLTALDYAEATDQDTYTVLKSFAEEHDLKTIEDLKNVPTEVTIGAPPEFEERPYNPAAAKEVYGVDLKFSATGPTTLQSLLEGQIQVADIYTSEPAFQTEDIVALEDPKNLIISSNVVPIVSSDIADDVSDVLNAISEKLTAEELVSLNVLSAVEEQSSADIAKKWLEDNDLV, from the coding sequence ATGTTCACAGCACGAGGCAAGCGCTCCGTCCTGGCTGTCGGCCTGGTGGCCGCGGCCGCACTCGCCCTGACCGCCTGCGGCGGCAACCCGCTCGACGAGCCCTCCGAAGACACCGGTTCGGGCTCCGGCAGCTCCGACACGATCGTCGTCGGCTCGCAGGGGTACTACTCCAACGAGATCATCGCCGAGATCTACGCCCAGGCTCTCGAGGGGGCCGGGTTCGACGTCAAGAAGCAGCTCAACATCGGTCAGCGCGACGCGTACATGCCCGAGGTCGAGTCCGGCGCCATCAACGTCTTCCCGGAGTACACCGGCAGCCTGCTGGAGTACCTCTCCGACGACGAGGTCGACGTCACGGCATCGGACGAGGTCTATGCCGCTCTGCAGGATGTCCTCCCGGACAGCTTGACGGCTCTCGACTACGCCGAGGCCACCGACCAGGACACCTACACGGTGCTCAAGAGCTTCGCCGAGGAGCACGACCTGAAGACGATCGAGGACCTCAAGAACGTCCCGACCGAGGTCACGATCGGCGCTCCGCCGGAGTTCGAGGAGCGGCCGTACAACCCCGCAGCCGCCAAGGAGGTCTACGGCGTCGACCTGAAGTTCTCGGCAACCGGTCCGACCACGCTCCAGTCGCTGCTCGAGGGCCAGATCCAGGTCGCCGACATCTACACCTCCGAGCCGGCCTTCCAGACCGAGGACATCGTCGCCCTGGAAGACCCGAAGAACCTGATCATCTCGTCGAACGTCGTGCCGATCGTCTCGAGCGACATCGCGGATGACGTCTCCGACGTGCTCAACGCGATCAGCGAGAAGCTCACCGCCGAGGAGCTCGTCTCCCTGAACGTGCTGAGCGCGGTCGAGGAGCAGTCGTCGGCCGACATCGCGAAGAAGTGGCTGGAAGACAACGACCTCGTCTGA
- a CDS encoding ABC transporter permease: protein MNLFADAIAWMLAPKQWQGSYALPVLLGQHLALTLISVLIAAAIALPIGWLIGHTGRGREIAVAVSGAARAIPAFGLMVLLVLLLGVLRVPQAAIITFVLLAIPSLLAGAYTGLEAIDRRVIDSARAMGMTEWQIFWKVEVPLGLPLLVGGIRSALLQVIATVTIAAYVNLGGLGYPIIQGIPLRRFDQVLGGALIVAVLALLVDLLLAAAQHAAVPRGLRTGRQTRRRTRPLAPAAEPSTATA from the coding sequence ATGAATCTCTTCGCCGATGCCATCGCCTGGATGCTCGCCCCGAAGCAGTGGCAGGGCAGCTACGCCCTTCCGGTGCTGCTCGGTCAGCACCTCGCCCTCACGCTGATCTCGGTGCTCATCGCGGCCGCCATCGCTCTCCCCATCGGCTGGCTCATCGGCCACACCGGGCGCGGGCGTGAGATCGCCGTGGCCGTCTCGGGCGCGGCGCGCGCCATTCCGGCCTTCGGTCTCATGGTGCTGCTCGTGCTCCTGCTCGGCGTGCTCCGGGTTCCCCAGGCCGCGATCATCACCTTCGTGCTCCTCGCCATCCCGTCGCTGCTCGCCGGGGCGTACACGGGCCTCGAGGCCATCGACCGGCGGGTGATCGACTCCGCGCGCGCCATGGGCATGACCGAGTGGCAGATCTTCTGGAAGGTCGAGGTTCCGCTGGGCCTGCCGCTGCTCGTCGGCGGCATCCGCTCCGCCCTTCTGCAGGTCATCGCGACCGTGACGATCGCGGCCTACGTGAACCTTGGCGGCCTCGGGTATCCGATCATCCAGGGCATTCCGCTGCGACGCTTCGACCAGGTGCTCGGCGGTGCGCTGATCGTCGCGGTCCTGGCGCTGCTCGTCGACCTGCTGCTTGCCGCGGCTCAGCACGCCGCTGTTCCCCGCGGCCTCCGCACCGGGCGCCAGACCCGGCGCCGCACCCGTCCGCTGGCCCCGGCAGCGGAGCCGTCCACCGCGACGGCCTGA
- a CDS encoding ABC transporter permease, whose protein sequence is MNWVTDNLGLIFELTLVHLRQSIVPIVLGFVLSLPLGWVAWRYRLVRGPIIVLTGLLYTIPSLALLILLPATLGYSAISETNLVIALTIYAVAILVRSVADGLDSVDEGVRQAATATGFAPFRRFWAVEFPLAGPVILAGLRVAAVSTISLATVGILIGVTNLGYLFTNGLERRIIAEVLAGVVAVVVIALLIDLLLLLIGRALMPWTTAPSRVAAAKSVPVRAAA, encoded by the coding sequence GTGAACTGGGTCACCGACAACCTCGGTCTGATCTTCGAGCTGACGCTGGTCCACCTGCGTCAGAGCATCGTGCCGATCGTGCTCGGGTTCGTGCTGTCGCTTCCGTTGGGCTGGGTGGCCTGGCGCTACCGCCTCGTGCGCGGCCCGATCATCGTGCTCACGGGTCTGCTCTACACGATCCCGTCGCTGGCGCTGCTGATCCTGCTGCCGGCCACGCTCGGCTACTCCGCGATCAGCGAGACCAACCTGGTGATCGCGCTCACGATCTACGCCGTCGCGATCCTGGTGCGCTCGGTCGCCGACGGCCTCGACTCGGTCGATGAGGGCGTGCGGCAGGCGGCGACCGCCACCGGCTTCGCCCCGTTCCGCCGCTTCTGGGCGGTCGAGTTCCCGCTCGCCGGTCCGGTGATCCTCGCCGGGCTCCGCGTCGCGGCGGTCAGCACGATCTCGCTCGCGACGGTCGGCATCCTCATCGGCGTCACGAACCTCGGCTACCTCTTCACCAACGGGCTCGAGCGGCGCATCATCGCCGAGGTGCTCGCGGGCGTCGTCGCGGTCGTCGTCATCGCGCTGCTGATCGACCTGCTCCTGCTGCTGATCGGTCGCGCGCTGATGCCGTGGACCACGGCCCCCAGCCGCGTCGCCGCCGCCAAGTCCGTCCCGGTGAGGGCTGCCGCATGA
- a CDS encoding ABC transporter ATP-binding protein, protein MIEFRNVTKQFPDGTVAVDDFSLVLPSRKTTVFVGSSGCGKTTLLRMINRMVEPTSGDIEIDGENVLVGDPVQLRRRIGYVMQNSGLMPHFSVIDNVATVLRLTGVKKPEAHKRARTLLDTVGLDQALAERYPSQLSGGQQQRVGVARGLAADPNILLMDEPFGAVDPIVRADLQQETLRLQHELDKTVVFVTHDIDEAFLLGDQVVILDKGARIVQVGSPSEIIENPADDFVAAFIGADRGRRALRLKETPHGTVVVDSEGRTQGAIVADPEKQDGAA, encoded by the coding sequence ATGATCGAGTTCCGTAATGTCACCAAGCAGTTCCCCGACGGCACCGTCGCCGTGGACGACTTCAGCCTGGTCCTCCCGTCGCGCAAGACCACGGTGTTCGTCGGATCGTCCGGATGCGGCAAGACCACACTCCTGCGCATGATCAACCGCATGGTCGAACCGACCTCGGGCGACATCGAGATCGACGGCGAGAACGTGCTGGTCGGCGATCCGGTGCAGCTGCGCCGCCGGATCGGCTACGTCATGCAGAACTCCGGCCTCATGCCGCACTTCTCCGTGATCGACAACGTCGCCACCGTCCTCCGCCTCACGGGCGTCAAGAAGCCCGAAGCCCACAAGCGTGCGCGCACGCTGCTCGACACGGTCGGGCTCGACCAGGCGCTCGCCGAGCGGTATCCGAGCCAGCTGTCCGGTGGCCAGCAGCAGCGCGTCGGCGTGGCCCGCGGCCTCGCCGCCGACCCGAACATCCTGCTGATGGACGAGCCCTTCGGCGCGGTCGACCCGATCGTGCGCGCCGACCTGCAGCAGGAGACCCTGCGGCTGCAGCACGAGCTCGACAAGACGGTCGTCTTCGTCACGCACGACATCGACGAGGCGTTCCTGCTCGGCGACCAGGTCGTCATCCTCGACAAGGGCGCGCGCATCGTGCAGGTGGGCAGCCCGAGCGAGATCATCGAGAACCCGGCCGACGACTTCGTCGCCGCCTTCATCGGGGCCGACCGCGGTCGGCGGGCGCTGCGCCTCAAGGAGACCCCGCACGGCACCGTCGTCGTCGACTCCGAAGGACGCACGCAGGGAGCGATCGTCGCCGACCCCGAAAAGCAGGACGGCGCGGCGTGA
- a CDS encoding DUF427 domain-containing protein — protein sequence MKAVLAGTVIAEADESDLVRIEGNWYFPPASVAEGALVESPTPYTCPWKGAAQYFSVQTGDELHTDYAWSYPTPYPSAFERVGTDFSGYVAFDPRVQISE from the coding sequence ATGAAGGCTGTACTCGCAGGAACCGTCATCGCCGAAGCCGACGAGAGCGATCTCGTCCGCATCGAGGGCAATTGGTACTTCCCGCCGGCATCCGTCGCCGAGGGCGCGCTCGTCGAGAGCCCCACCCCGTACACCTGCCCGTGGAAGGGTGCCGCGCAGTACTTCTCGGTGCAGACCGGAGACGAGCTGCACACCGACTACGCCTGGTCGTACCCCACGCCCTACCCGTCCGCGTTCGAACGCGTCGGCACCGACTTCTCCGGGTACGTCGCCTTCGACCCCCGCGTGCAGATCAGCGAATGA
- a CDS encoding NAD(P)/FAD-dependent oxidoreductase, producing MTAAEKTDEYDLIVLGGGAVGENVADRAVQGGLTAIIVESELVGGECSYWACMPSKALLRPAQALRAAQNVGGASQAVTGKLDVRAVFDRRDSFTSNWSDDGQVKWLDSAGIALARGFGRITGEREVTVTDADGGTRVLRARHAVAISTGSQAVIPPIDGLRDVAPWTSREATSAEELPDSLAVIGGGVVAVEMATVYASLGSTVTLIARGELLSTMEPFAGERVAAGLKELGVDVRTSTGTASVHRGDGGVTVTLEGGEEIVASEVLAATGRSPHNHDIGLDVVGLEAGKWIETDDTLRVPGSDWLYAVGDVTGRVLLTHQGKYQARAAGDVIVARAKGDEVDDAPWGRHVATADHAAVPQVTFSFPEVASVGLTEAAAREAGHEVKVVDYDLGAVAGSSVYEDGFEGQARLVVDAARDVVLGATFVGPEVAELVQAATFAVVGEVPIKRLWHAVPAYPTISEVWLRLLEGYGRDSA from the coding sequence ATGACTGCTGCCGAGAAGACCGACGAGTACGACCTGATCGTCCTGGGCGGAGGTGCCGTCGGCGAGAACGTCGCGGACCGCGCTGTACAGGGCGGTCTCACCGCGATCATCGTGGAGAGCGAGCTGGTCGGAGGCGAGTGCTCCTACTGGGCGTGCATGCCGTCGAAGGCGCTGCTGCGTCCGGCGCAGGCGCTCCGCGCCGCCCAGAACGTGGGCGGTGCGTCACAGGCCGTGACGGGAAAGCTCGACGTGCGGGCGGTGTTCGACCGCCGCGACTCGTTCACGAGCAATTGGTCAGACGACGGCCAGGTGAAGTGGCTGGACTCGGCCGGCATCGCTCTGGCCCGCGGCTTCGGCCGGATCACCGGCGAGCGTGAGGTCACCGTGACGGATGCCGACGGCGGCACCCGCGTGCTCCGTGCCCGCCATGCCGTCGCGATCAGCACCGGATCCCAGGCGGTCATCCCGCCCATCGACGGACTGCGGGATGTTGCGCCGTGGACCAGCCGCGAGGCCACGAGCGCCGAGGAGCTGCCCGACAGCCTGGCCGTGATCGGCGGCGGCGTCGTCGCCGTGGAGATGGCCACCGTCTACGCCTCGCTCGGTTCGACCGTGACGCTCATCGCGCGCGGCGAGCTGCTGTCGACGATGGAGCCGTTCGCCGGTGAGCGGGTGGCCGCCGGGCTCAAGGAGCTCGGCGTCGACGTGCGCACGTCGACCGGAACGGCGTCCGTGCACCGCGGCGACGGCGGCGTGACCGTCACGCTCGAGGGCGGCGAGGAGATCGTCGCGAGCGAGGTGCTCGCCGCGACCGGCCGCTCGCCGCACAACCACGACATCGGGCTCGACGTCGTGGGGCTCGAGGCCGGGAAGTGGATCGAGACCGACGACACCCTGCGCGTTCCCGGATCCGACTGGCTGTACGCGGTCGGCGACGTCACCGGCCGCGTCCTGCTCACCCACCAGGGCAAGTATCAGGCGCGGGCCGCGGGTGACGTGATCGTCGCGAGGGCAAAGGGCGACGAGGTCGACGACGCCCCCTGGGGCCGGCACGTCGCCACGGCGGACCACGCCGCGGTGCCGCAGGTCACGTTCTCGTTCCCCGAGGTGGCGTCGGTCGGACTCACCGAGGCCGCCGCGCGCGAAGCGGGCCACGAGGTGAAGGTCGTCGACTACGACCTCGGCGCCGTCGCCGGATCGAGCGTCTACGAGGACGGCTTCGAGGGTCAGGCCCGGCTGGTGGTCGACGCCGCCCGCGACGTCGTGCTCGGCGCCACTTTCGTCGGTCCGGAGGTCGCGGAGCTCGTGCAGGCCGCGACGTTCGCGGTCGTCGGAGAGGTGCCGATCAAGCGCCTGTGGCACGCGGTGCCCGCCTATCCGACCATCAGCGAGGTCTGGCTCCGCCTGCTGGAGGGCTACGGACGCGACTCGGCCTGA
- a CDS encoding biotin transporter BioY, translating to MPTSPRETSATLGRVAVFAALIIVLGTVVVPLPGGVPITAQTLGVMLAGLVLGPRVAPWAIVLVLALAALGLPVLAGGRGGLGVFVGPTAGYLLGWIAGVIVIGLVMRTGRVTWWRAAAASLVGGVLVVYAFGIPVQALVTGVPFGPTALSSLAFLPGDLIKVAVATLVVVALQRAYPRAFPARREAPVAA from the coding sequence ATGCCCACCTCACCCCGTGAGACCAGTGCGACCCTCGGCCGGGTGGCCGTGTTCGCCGCCCTCATCATCGTGCTCGGCACCGTCGTCGTGCCGCTGCCGGGAGGCGTGCCCATCACGGCGCAGACCCTCGGCGTCATGCTCGCCGGTCTCGTGCTCGGACCCCGGGTCGCGCCGTGGGCCATCGTGCTGGTGCTCGCGCTCGCGGCCCTCGGGCTGCCGGTGCTCGCGGGCGGACGCGGCGGCCTCGGCGTCTTCGTCGGGCCGACGGCGGGATACCTGCTCGGCTGGATCGCCGGAGTCATCGTGATCGGCCTCGTCATGCGCACCGGCCGCGTCACCTGGTGGCGCGCCGCGGCGGCTTCCCTGGTCGGCGGGGTGCTGGTGGTCTACGCCTTCGGCATCCCGGTGCAGGCGCTCGTGACGGGGGTGCCGTTCGGGCCCACGGCGCTGTCCAGCCTCGCGTTCCTCCCGGGTGACCTCATCAAGGTGGCCGTGGCGACGCTGGTGGTCGTGGCGCTGCAGCGGGCGTATCCGCGGGCGTTCCCCGCCCGGCGCGAGGCGCCGGTCGCGGCTTGA